In Microbacterium galbinum, a single window of DNA contains:
- a CDS encoding DNA-3-methyladenine glycosylase, which translates to MVGALHRATRDELSGLPVDVAPRLLGAELRTVVAVPGEPAVEVRMRLTEVEAYHGQGTGEFADPGSHARMGRTARNATMWGEPGHLYVYLSHGIHSCVNVVCGPEGVAGGVLLRAGEVVGGVDAAASRRGIDASLTPRVLRDLARGPGRFGQAVGLKHPLHDGIDAVTGAEWHGARAELWLSDEPVEVASGPRVGVAGIAGTDAFPWRFWIAGDPTVSPFRWGRGAEDAARGGALRQAQGPSS; encoded by the coding sequence ATGGTCGGCGCTCTGCACCGGGCGACCCGCGACGAGCTGAGCGGTCTGCCGGTCGACGTCGCCCCGCGACTGCTGGGCGCCGAGCTGCGCACGGTCGTCGCGGTGCCCGGTGAGCCGGCCGTCGAGGTGCGGATGCGCCTCACCGAGGTCGAGGCCTACCACGGGCAGGGCACGGGGGAGTTCGCCGATCCCGGCTCCCACGCCCGCATGGGGCGCACCGCCCGCAACGCCACGATGTGGGGCGAGCCCGGGCATCTCTACGTGTATCTGAGTCACGGCATCCACTCGTGCGTCAACGTCGTGTGCGGACCGGAGGGCGTCGCCGGCGGTGTGCTGCTGCGCGCCGGGGAGGTCGTCGGGGGAGTGGATGCCGCAGCGAGCCGCCGCGGCATCGACGCGTCGCTGACGCCCCGGGTGCTGCGGGATCTCGCGCGCGGGCCCGGGCGGTTCGGGCAGGCGGTGGGGCTGAAGCATCCGCTCCACGACGGCATCGACGCGGTCACGGGCGCCGAGTGGCACGGAGCGCGCGCCGAGCTGTGGCTGAGCGACGAGCCGGTCGAGGTGGCGTCGGGCCCGCGGGTGGGCGTCGCCGGGATCGCCGGGACGGATGCCTTCCCCTGGCGCTTCTGGATCGCCGGCGACCCGACGGTCTCGCCGTTCCGCTGGGGCCGCGGCGCCGAGGACGCGGCGCGTGGTGGGGCCCTTCGACAGGCTCAGGGACCCAGTTCCTGA
- a CDS encoding LacI family DNA-binding transcriptional regulator produces MSSSTRRRSTVHDVARVAGVSRGTVSRVLNGGYVSDSSRTAIEEAIREVGYVPNTAARNLVRQRTQAIAFIVHEPHALFLEDPNIGAIMLGTNETLSEADYQMVCLVVDSDRDTERVARYLNGGFVDGAVIVSARAQDPITKAVMRLDLPVAYVGHPPDVDAAWVGVDNHGAARAITSRLHATGRRRIGMIAAALDRDSGADRLAGFTEALGADFDPALVEPVPLYSYADGAAAMTRLLERAPDIDGVFAASDAVAAGAIWALREAGRRVPEDVGIVGFDNSTWAMRTTPLLSTVDQPAEGLGAAAAASVLAQLRDDEPAARTGIMLDTPVVWRDSA; encoded by the coding sequence ATGAGCTCCTCGACGCGCCGCCGCAGCACCGTGCACGACGTCGCGCGCGTCGCCGGCGTCTCGCGCGGAACCGTCAGCCGCGTGCTCAACGGCGGCTACGTCTCGGACTCCTCCCGCACCGCGATCGAAGAGGCCATCCGCGAGGTCGGCTACGTGCCCAACACCGCCGCGCGCAACCTCGTGCGTCAGCGCACGCAGGCCATCGCGTTCATCGTGCACGAGCCGCACGCGCTGTTCCTCGAAGACCCCAACATCGGGGCGATCATGCTCGGCACCAACGAGACGCTCTCCGAGGCCGACTACCAGATGGTGTGCCTCGTGGTCGACTCCGACCGCGACACCGAACGCGTCGCCCGGTACCTGAACGGCGGCTTCGTCGACGGCGCGGTGATCGTCTCCGCCCGCGCGCAGGACCCCATCACGAAGGCCGTCATGCGCCTCGACCTGCCCGTCGCCTACGTCGGCCACCCGCCCGACGTCGATGCGGCCTGGGTCGGCGTCGACAACCACGGAGCCGCCCGCGCGATCACGTCTCGGCTGCACGCGACCGGACGCCGCCGCATCGGCATGATCGCCGCGGCGCTGGACCGCGACTCGGGCGCCGACCGCCTCGCCGGGTTCACCGAGGCCCTCGGCGCCGACTTCGACCCCGCACTCGTCGAACCCGTGCCGCTGTACTCCTACGCCGACGGCGCCGCGGCCATGACCCGCCTGCTCGAGCGCGCACCCGACATCGACGGCGTGTTCGCCGCATCGGATGCCGTCGCCGCCGGCGCGATCTGGGCGCTGCGCGAGGCCGGTCGCCGCGTTCCCGAAGACGTCGGCATCGTCGGCTTCGACAACAGCACCTGGGCGATGCGCACCACTCCCCTGCTCTCGACGGTCGACCAGCCCGCCGAAGGACTCGGGGCGGCGGCCGCGGCATCCGTGCTCGCACAGCTGCGCGACGACGAACCCGCCGCCCGCACCGGCATCATGCTCGACACCCCGGTCGTCTGGCGCGACTCCGCCTGA
- a CDS encoding beta-galactosidase, whose product MPAAAPTLISSLSEGEGLVFGCDYNPEQWDRSVWPEDIRLMREAGVGLVAINIFGWSTINPGEGRWDFSGLDEIIAQLHAAGIRVDLGTGTASPPPWLTTKHPEILPEGIDGTVFHQGGRQAYCPSSPVFRAYAAEVTRRVVERYGSHPAVTLWHVSNELGCHNALCYCATSTGAFRTWLRERYADDITALNTAWGTSFWSQRYGSFDEVQVPAQVLSLRNPGQVLDFQRFSSDEQLALYRAEAEIIRAHSDIPVTTNFMVTAHIRALDYWSWTGDMDLVANDHYLDRRLENPRQELSFAADLTRGLAEGDPWLLMETSTSAVNWQPVNLAKAPGELARNVASHVARGADGICFFQWRASTQGAEKYHSALLPHAGTDSDLWRGTVELGRMLESLGEVAGTRVVADAAVLFSWENWWAVENEGRPSEEVRYLDQVHAAHTALADAGIVADIVRPGTDLDDYRLIVVPALHLVRDEEAAVIARAVERGATVLVTFYSGIVDAEDRVRTGGYPGAFRELLGIRSEEFAPLVPGQSVALSDGSTASVWSERLRTTDAEAIASFVDGPSAGHPAITRQAQGAGEAWYLATQPSPEAYRALVARLADAAGIAAAPGAGPDVDVVRRVGADAAYRFIINHGADPVEVAATGTELLTGSAATGIITVPAGAVRIIKEDE is encoded by the coding sequence ATGCCCGCCGCCGCGCCCACCCTCATCTCCTCTCTGTCCGAGGGGGAGGGTCTCGTCTTCGGATGCGACTACAACCCGGAGCAGTGGGACCGCAGCGTCTGGCCCGAAGACATCCGCCTCATGCGCGAAGCGGGCGTCGGACTCGTCGCGATCAACATCTTCGGATGGTCGACCATCAACCCGGGCGAGGGCCGCTGGGACTTCTCCGGCCTCGACGAGATCATCGCGCAGCTGCACGCCGCCGGCATCCGCGTCGACCTCGGCACCGGCACGGCCTCCCCGCCCCCGTGGCTCACGACGAAGCACCCCGAGATCCTGCCCGAGGGCATCGACGGCACCGTCTTCCACCAGGGCGGCCGTCAGGCCTACTGCCCGAGCAGCCCCGTCTTCCGGGCCTATGCGGCCGAGGTCACCCGCCGCGTCGTCGAGCGCTACGGCTCGCACCCGGCCGTCACCCTCTGGCACGTCTCGAACGAGCTCGGCTGCCACAACGCGCTCTGCTACTGCGCGACCAGCACCGGTGCCTTCCGCACCTGGCTGCGCGAGCGCTACGCCGATGACATCACCGCGCTGAACACCGCCTGGGGCACCAGCTTCTGGAGCCAGCGATACGGCTCGTTCGACGAGGTGCAGGTGCCCGCGCAGGTGCTCTCGCTGCGCAACCCGGGCCAGGTGCTCGACTTCCAGCGCTTCAGCTCCGACGAGCAGCTCGCGCTCTACCGCGCCGAGGCCGAGATCATCCGCGCGCACAGCGACATCCCCGTGACGACGAACTTCATGGTCACCGCGCACATCCGCGCCCTCGACTACTGGTCGTGGACCGGGGACATGGACCTCGTCGCCAACGACCACTACCTCGACCGTCGTCTCGAGAACCCGCGCCAGGAGCTCTCGTTCGCCGCCGACCTCACCCGCGGCCTCGCCGAAGGCGACCCCTGGCTGCTCATGGAGACCTCGACCAGCGCCGTCAACTGGCAGCCGGTCAACCTCGCCAAGGCCCCGGGCGAGCTCGCGCGCAACGTCGCCTCGCACGTGGCCCGCGGCGCCGACGGCATCTGCTTCTTCCAGTGGCGCGCCTCGACCCAGGGCGCCGAGAAGTACCACTCGGCCCTGCTGCCGCACGCCGGCACCGACAGCGACCTGTGGCGCGGAACCGTCGAACTGGGCCGCATGCTCGAGAGCCTCGGCGAGGTCGCCGGCACCCGCGTCGTCGCCGACGCCGCGGTGCTGTTCTCATGGGAGAACTGGTGGGCCGTCGAGAACGAGGGGCGCCCGAGCGAAGAGGTGCGCTACCTCGACCAGGTGCACGCCGCGCACACCGCCCTGGCGGATGCCGGGATCGTCGCCGACATCGTGCGCCCCGGTACCGACCTCGACGACTACCGCCTGATCGTGGTGCCGGCCCTGCACCTCGTGCGCGACGAGGAGGCGGCCGTCATCGCCCGCGCCGTCGAGCGCGGAGCGACCGTGCTCGTCACCTTCTACAGCGGCATCGTCGACGCCGAGGATCGCGTGCGCACGGGCGGCTACCCCGGCGCGTTCCGCGAGCTGCTCGGCATCCGCTCCGAGGAGTTCGCGCCGCTCGTGCCGGGGCAGAGCGTCGCGCTGAGCGACGGCTCGACGGCATCCGTCTGGAGCGAGCGGCTGCGCACGACGGATGCCGAGGCCATCGCCTCCTTCGTCGATGGGCCCTCCGCCGGTCACCCCGCGATCACGCGCCAGGCGCAGGGCGCAGGCGAGGCCTGGTACCTCGCGACCCAGCCGTCGCCCGAGGCGTACCGCGCGCTCGTCGCGCGGCTCGCCGACGCGGCGGGCATCGCCGCGGCACCCGGAGCCGGACCCGACGTCGACGTGGTGCGCCGCGTCGGAGCGGATGCCGCCTACCGCTTCATCATCAACCACGGCGCAGACCCCGTCGAGGTCGCAGCGACCGGCACCGAGCTCCTCACCGGCTCCGCCGCCACCGGCATCATCACCGTCCCCGCCGGGGCGGTCCGCATCATCAAGGAGGATGAATGA
- a CDS encoding carbohydrate ABC transporter permease yields MTTTLTAPAKTGAAPGRRRSRIPHKGAIAFLFLPFGVLFALFYVAPIAYAFWQSLLVVRREGTFGKAELVFGGFAQYVQVFQDSAFWNSMGRMLLFGVVQVPIMLGLALLFALLLDSPLVKGKRFFRLAFFVPYAVPGVIAAIMWGSLFSPNLSPFTAITKNIDFLGADLVLWSIANVVTWVYVGYNMLIIYSSLLSIPTELYEAARLDGAGQWRIAWSIKIPLVRPAIVMTAIFSIIGTLQLLAEPQVFRSFSSAVTSTFTPNMTVFATASIPNTNLAAAFSVVLAVTTFVLSFGFMKYMQRKEQNA; encoded by the coding sequence ATGACCACCACGCTCACAGCGCCGGCGAAGACCGGCGCGGCGCCGGGTCGGCGTCGATCCCGCATCCCGCATAAGGGCGCGATCGCCTTCCTGTTCCTGCCGTTCGGCGTGCTGTTCGCGCTGTTCTACGTCGCCCCCATCGCCTACGCGTTCTGGCAGTCGCTGCTGGTCGTGCGCCGCGAGGGCACCTTCGGCAAGGCCGAGCTCGTCTTCGGCGGCTTCGCCCAGTACGTGCAGGTCTTCCAGGACTCGGCCTTCTGGAACTCGATGGGGCGGATGCTGCTCTTCGGCGTCGTGCAGGTGCCGATCATGCTCGGCCTCGCGCTGCTGTTCGCGCTGCTGCTCGACTCGCCCCTGGTCAAGGGCAAGCGCTTCTTCCGGCTCGCGTTCTTCGTGCCCTACGCGGTTCCCGGCGTGATCGCCGCGATCATGTGGGGCTCGCTGTTCTCGCCGAACCTGTCGCCCTTCACCGCGATCACCAAGAACATCGACTTCCTCGGCGCCGATCTGGTGCTCTGGTCGATCGCCAACGTCGTCACCTGGGTCTACGTCGGCTACAACATGCTCATCATCTACTCGTCGCTGCTGTCGATCCCGACCGAGCTGTACGAAGCGGCCCGCCTCGACGGCGCCGGGCAGTGGCGCATCGCCTGGTCGATCAAGATCCCGCTCGTGCGACCGGCGATCGTCATGACCGCGATCTTCTCGATCATCGGCACGCTGCAGCTGCTCGCCGAGCCGCAGGTCTTCCGCTCGTTCAGCTCGGCGGTCACCAGCACGTTCACTCCGAACATGACCGTGTTCGCGACGGCATCCATCCCAAACACGAACCTCGCGGCGGCCTTCTCGGTCGTGCTCGCGGTGACGACCTTCGTGCTCTCGTTCGGATTCATGAAGTACATGCAGCGCAAGGAGCAGAACGCATGA
- a CDS encoding carbohydrate ABC transporter permease yields MTTATIIGARRSTGRAARESGISRGAAMLIMAVFTVYFLLPLWWLLVAASKDNSDILTTAPLWFADVKFFDNIVELFAYRDGVYLKWMLNSVLYAALGGAIATLLAAMAGYALAKYRFPGRNALFDIVLGGVLVPATALALPLFLIFSQANLTNTFWSVFLPSIVSPFGVYLARIFAASSVPDELLEASRLDGAGEIRTFFTVSIRLMTPALVTMFLFQFVAIWNNFFLPMIMLRSEELFPVVYGLYNWNNQLNQLPELRGLVLIGALLSVIPLIVTFLLLQRFWRNGLGAGALK; encoded by the coding sequence ATGACCACCGCGACGATCATCGGGGCGCGCCGCTCGACCGGACGCGCCGCACGCGAATCGGGCATCTCGCGCGGTGCCGCGATGCTCATCATGGCCGTGTTCACCGTGTACTTCCTGCTGCCGCTGTGGTGGCTGCTGGTCGCGGCGAGCAAGGACAACAGCGACATCCTCACGACGGCCCCGCTGTGGTTCGCCGACGTGAAGTTCTTCGACAACATCGTCGAGCTGTTCGCCTACCGCGACGGCGTCTACCTGAAGTGGATGCTGAACTCGGTGCTGTACGCCGCGCTCGGCGGCGCGATCGCGACGCTGCTCGCGGCGATGGCCGGGTACGCTCTCGCCAAGTACCGCTTCCCGGGGCGCAACGCGCTCTTCGACATCGTGCTCGGCGGCGTGCTCGTCCCCGCGACCGCGCTCGCCCTGCCGCTGTTCCTCATCTTCAGCCAGGCGAACCTCACGAACACCTTCTGGTCGGTCTTCCTGCCCTCGATCGTGAGCCCCTTCGGCGTGTACCTCGCACGCATCTTCGCGGCGTCGTCGGTGCCGGACGAACTGCTCGAGGCGAGCCGTCTCGACGGTGCGGGGGAGATCCGCACGTTCTTCACCGTCAGCATCCGCCTGATGACCCCGGCGCTGGTGACGATGTTCCTCTTCCAGTTCGTCGCGATCTGGAACAACTTCTTCCTGCCGATGATCATGCTGCGCAGCGAAGAGCTCTTCCCCGTCGTCTACGGCCTCTACAACTGGAACAACCAGTTGAACCAGCTCCCCGAGCTGCGCGGCCTCGTGCTGATCGGCGCCCTGCTGTCGGTCATCCCCCTCATCGTCACGTTCCTCCTGCTCCAGCGCTTCTGGCGCAACGGTCTGGGCGCCGGCGCCCTGAAGTGA
- a CDS encoding ABC transporter substrate-binding protein, whose protein sequence is MQHSKKKAAGAIAIAALVLTGCSAGGGDTSTGGDAAACTPADGDVTLEFTSWIPGIEDVVKIWNDENPEIQVKVQTGPNGNGGTYQNFFNQLQAGDAPDLGQIEYDALPNFLVQDGIEDLSACEDVVAAEGDFVDWAWGQVTLGTEGVYGIPQDIGPMALFYRADLFEQNDIPIPTTWDEYREAAVQIRALGGYITNFSQSDINQFAGFVWQDGGQWFSSDDAGWTVSLDGEQSVSVADYWQGLLDDDLVATVPAWTDEWNNAYNSGEVWTWNSAVWGANSISSGAPDTAGNWAVAPLPQWSAGDSVAGNWGGSSTAVLKGSEHVYEATKFALWLNTSEEALTALAEAANLYPATTAGLKLPVYADGVDFYGGQKIYDVFAEAATQVSPDFVWGPTMTQTYADVSDGFKGAVSGSGTLADALKDAQTSTVDALKSASIPVTE, encoded by the coding sequence ATGCAGCATTCGAAGAAGAAGGCAGCCGGCGCGATCGCCATCGCGGCGCTCGTGCTCACGGGATGCTCCGCCGGTGGCGGAGACACCTCGACAGGGGGCGACGCCGCCGCCTGCACCCCGGCGGACGGTGACGTCACGCTCGAGTTCACGTCGTGGATCCCCGGGATCGAAGACGTGGTGAAGATCTGGAACGACGAGAACCCCGAGATCCAGGTGAAGGTGCAGACCGGCCCCAACGGGAACGGCGGCACGTACCAGAACTTCTTCAACCAGCTCCAGGCGGGCGACGCTCCCGACCTCGGTCAGATCGAGTACGACGCCCTGCCGAACTTCCTCGTGCAGGACGGCATCGAAGACCTCAGCGCCTGCGAAGACGTCGTGGCCGCGGAGGGCGACTTCGTCGACTGGGCCTGGGGGCAGGTGACGCTCGGCACCGAGGGCGTCTACGGCATCCCGCAGGACATCGGCCCGATGGCGCTGTTCTACCGCGCCGACCTGTTCGAGCAGAACGACATCCCGATCCCCACCACGTGGGACGAGTACCGCGAGGCCGCGGTGCAGATCCGCGCGCTGGGCGGCTACATCACCAACTTCTCGCAGTCCGACATCAACCAGTTCGCCGGCTTCGTGTGGCAGGACGGCGGGCAGTGGTTCTCGAGCGATGACGCCGGCTGGACCGTCTCACTCGACGGCGAGCAGTCCGTCTCGGTCGCCGACTACTGGCAGGGTCTGCTCGACGACGACCTCGTCGCCACCGTCCCGGCCTGGACCGACGAGTGGAACAACGCCTACAACTCGGGCGAGGTCTGGACCTGGAACTCCGCCGTCTGGGGCGCGAACTCCATCTCGAGCGGTGCCCCCGACACGGCCGGCAACTGGGCCGTCGCGCCGCTCCCGCAGTGGAGCGCGGGTGACTCCGTCGCCGGAAACTGGGGCGGATCGTCGACCGCGGTCCTCAAGGGAAGCGAGCACGTCTACGAGGCGACGAAGTTCGCGCTGTGGCTGAACACCTCCGAGGAGGCGCTCACCGCTCTCGCCGAGGCCGCGAACCTCTACCCGGCCACCACCGCCGGCCTGAAGCTGCCGGTCTACGCCGACGGCGTCGACTTCTACGGCGGACAGAAGATCTACGACGTGTTCGCCGAGGCGGCCACGCAGGTGTCGCCGGACTTCGTGTGGGGCCCGACCATGACGCAGACCTACGCCGACGTCTCCGACGGTTTCAAGGGTGCGGTCAGCGGCAGTGGCACCCTCGCCGATGCGCTGAAGGACGCGCAGACCTCCACGGTCGACGCCCTGAAGTCGGCATCGATCCCGGTCACCGAGTAG
- the rpmB gene encoding 50S ribosomal protein L28 produces MAAVCQVTGAVPGFGHNVSHSHRRTKRRFDPNVQKKTYFVPSLGRKITLNVSAKGIKVIDVRGIENVVKDLQAKGVKL; encoded by the coding sequence ATGGCAGCAGTGTGCCAGGTGACCGGAGCTGTTCCCGGTTTCGGTCACAACGTCTCGCACTCGCACCGCCGGACGAAGCGTCGCTTCGACCCGAACGTGCAGAAGAAGACCTATTTCGTTCCGTCGCTCGGTCGTAAGATCACGCTCAACGTGTCCGCCAAGGGCATCAAGGTGATCGACGTCCGCGGCATCGAGAACGTGGTCAAGGACCTCCAGGCGAAGGGTGTGAAGCTCTAA
- the rpmG gene encoding 50S ribosomal protein L33 codes for MAKKAQDVRPIIKLRSTAGTGYTYVTKKNRRNTPDRLVLKKYDPVVRKHVEFREER; via the coding sequence ATGGCCAAGAAGGCTCAGGACGTACGTCCGATCATCAAGCTGCGTTCGACGGCGGGTACGGGTTACACGTACGTGACCAAGAAGAACCGCCGCAACACCCCCGACCGCCTCGTGCTCAAGAAGTACGACCCGGTCGTCCGCAAGCACGTCGAATTCCGAGAGGAGCGTTGA
- the rpsN gene encoding 30S ribosomal protein S14 translates to MAKKSKIARNEQRKVIVERYAERRAELKKTLVDPNATDEAREAARVGLQKLPRNASPARVRSRDVIDGRPRGVLTKFGISRVRFRDMAHRGELPGVTKSSW, encoded by the coding sequence ATGGCTAAGAAGAGCAAGATCGCTCGCAACGAGCAGCGCAAGGTCATCGTCGAGCGTTACGCCGAGCGTCGCGCCGAGCTGAAGAAGACCCTGGTCGACCCGAACGCCACCGACGAGGCCCGCGAGGCCGCACGCGTCGGCCTGCAGAAGCTGCCGCGCAACGCGTCGCCGGCTCGCGTGCGTTCGCGCGACGTCATCGACGGCCGCCCCCGCGGTGTCCTCACGAAGTTCGGCATCTCGCGTGTCCGCTTCCGTGACATGGCGCACCGTGGCGAGCTGCCCGGCGTGACCAAGTCCAGCTGGTAA
- a CDS encoding endonuclease domain-containing protein, producing MLSCITLASRRGLWVSSADGVHVAAPPASGHAGAVQGVVHWSKPLFLRDPEVLEDSIENALVLIARCQPYEDALATWESALRMRMVDPGTLARVRLPPAARRLLADATPFADAGTETIFRTRLAWLRLPITPQVWLFGHRVDFVIGERLVIQIDGSHHVGVQRSRDIAHDTELMLRGYHVIRIGYDQLMNQWASVQAQILAAVAQRLHLAS from the coding sequence GTGCTGAGCTGCATCACACTCGCGTCGCGTCGGGGGCTCTGGGTCTCGAGCGCAGACGGCGTGCACGTCGCCGCTCCTCCGGCATCAGGCCACGCGGGCGCAGTCCAGGGTGTCGTGCACTGGAGCAAGCCGCTCTTCCTCCGAGATCCGGAGGTGCTCGAGGATTCGATCGAGAATGCGCTTGTCCTCATCGCGCGCTGTCAGCCGTATGAAGATGCGCTCGCGACCTGGGAGTCCGCGCTGCGGATGCGGATGGTCGACCCGGGCACGCTCGCCCGGGTGCGTCTGCCTCCGGCGGCGCGTCGGCTGCTCGCGGATGCGACGCCGTTCGCGGATGCTGGAACCGAGACGATCTTCCGCACTCGGCTCGCATGGTTGCGGCTTCCCATCACGCCTCAGGTGTGGTTGTTCGGTCATCGCGTGGACTTCGTGATCGGCGAGCGTCTCGTGATTCAGATCGATGGCAGTCACCACGTCGGGGTTCAACGATCGCGAGACATCGCCCATGACACCGAACTGATGCTGCGCGGCTATCACGTCATCCGGATCGGGTACGACCAGCTCATGAACCAGTGGGCATCGGTTCAGGCCCAGATCCTCGCCGCCGTGGCCCAGCGGCTCCACCTTGCGTCATGA
- a CDS encoding alpha/beta hydrolase, which translates to MNSTDKTPIVLIHGLWMTPKSWDTWAERFRAQGHEVIVPGWPGIDDRTVDDIRRDPSALKGIGLKQIADNYERIIRALPVKPIIMGHSFGGVLTQMLADRGLGAAYVGVAPGQTAGVTALPLSTLWTGTPILSTPFGRNGAKPLSKRHFHFTFGNDLSRAASDALWEEYAVNSYNRVFFEGVTSVLNEKGGVTHVDYARADRAPLLLIAGEIDHVVPPAIVRAIEKKYRASGSPAIVDYIEYPGRTHRLVSQDGWEQIADHALAWAVQHAEASVA; encoded by the coding sequence ATGAACAGCACCGACAAGACCCCCATCGTCCTCATCCACGGACTCTGGATGACCCCGAAGAGCTGGGACACGTGGGCCGAGCGCTTCCGCGCACAGGGCCACGAGGTCATCGTTCCCGGATGGCCCGGCATCGACGACCGCACCGTCGACGACATCCGCCGCGACCCCTCGGCCCTCAAGGGCATCGGCCTGAAGCAGATCGCCGACAACTATGAGCGCATCATCCGCGCACTCCCCGTCAAGCCGATCATCATGGGCCACTCCTTCGGCGGCGTGCTCACGCAGATGCTCGCCGACCGCGGCCTCGGCGCCGCCTACGTGGGCGTCGCTCCCGGACAGACCGCCGGCGTCACCGCCCTCCCCCTCTCGACCCTCTGGACCGGTACCCCGATCCTCTCCACCCCCTTCGGACGCAACGGCGCCAAGCCCCTCTCGAAGCGCCACTTCCACTTCACCTTCGGCAACGACCTGTCGCGCGCGGCATCCGACGCCCTGTGGGAGGAGTACGCCGTCAACTCGTACAACCGGGTGTTCTTCGAGGGCGTGACCTCGGTGCTCAACGAGAAGGGCGGCGTCACGCACGTCGACTACGCCCGCGCCGACCGTGCTCCGCTGCTGCTCATCGCCGGCGAGATCGACCACGTCGTGCCGCCGGCCATCGTGCGGGCGATCGAGAAGAAGTACCGCGCTTCGGGCAGCCCCGCGATCGTCGACTACATCGAGTACCCCGGACGCACCCACCGCCTCGTCAGCCAGGACGGCTGGGAGCAGATCGCCGACCACGCCCTCGCCTGGGCGGTGCAGCACGCCGAGGCATCCGTGGCGTGA
- a CDS encoding TetR/AcrR family transcriptional regulator has translation MSTDTTKRPSPARARLIEAATRLFYEEGIHAVGVDRVIAEAEVTRATLYKQFGGKGNLVLAYLENEDRMLRDMFAEAGSAVTDPTRLIDAVIDGIVADIRLRHTRGCPFINAAAEYPDGEGPVRVMIDEHREWFRSTLEQVAGAAGLERPAEVAASLVLLRDAALVGGYLDGDDRVSPAFERTAQAVIAAHRP, from the coding sequence ATGAGCACCGACACCACGAAGCGCCCGAGCCCCGCCCGCGCACGCCTGATCGAGGCCGCCACGCGCCTCTTCTACGAGGAGGGCATCCACGCGGTCGGCGTCGACCGCGTGATCGCCGAGGCCGAGGTCACGCGCGCCACGCTGTACAAGCAGTTCGGCGGCAAGGGGAACCTCGTGCTCGCCTACCTCGAGAACGAGGATCGGATGCTGCGCGACATGTTCGCCGAGGCGGGATCCGCCGTCACCGACCCCACGCGGCTCATCGACGCCGTCATCGACGGCATCGTCGCCGACATCCGCCTGCGGCACACCCGCGGCTGCCCGTTCATCAACGCCGCAGCCGAGTACCCCGACGGCGAGGGACCCGTACGCGTGATGATCGACGAGCACCGCGAGTGGTTCCGGAGCACGCTCGAACAGGTGGCCGGAGCGGCCGGTCTCGAGCGGCCGGCCGAGGTCGCGGCCTCGCTCGTGCTGCTCCGCGACGCCGCTCTGGTCGGCGGATACCTCGACGGAGACGACCGCGTATCGCCCGCTTTCGAGCGCACGGCGCAGGCCGTGATCGCGGCGCACCGGCCCTGA
- a CDS encoding HU family DNA-binding protein, whose protein sequence is MADKSITKTELVASIASATGQSQATVSGVLDALFSTVSDAVAKGSKVSIPGWISFEQVDTAARTGRNPQTGAEIKIPAGKRVKVTAGSKLKAAVK, encoded by the coding sequence ATGGCTGACAAGTCCATCACCAAGACCGAGCTCGTCGCGAGCATCGCCAGCGCCACCGGCCAGAGCCAGGCCACCGTCTCGGGTGTCCTCGACGCGCTGTTCTCCACGGTCTCCGACGCCGTTGCCAAGGGCAGCAAGGTCTCGATCCCGGGCTGGATCTCGTTCGAGCAGGTCGACACCGCCGCTCGCACCGGCCGCAACCCGCAGACCGGCGCCGAGATCAAGATCCCGGCCGGCAAGCGCGTCAAGGTGACCGCTGGTTCCAAGCTGAAGGCAGCCGTCAAGTAA